The following proteins are co-located in the Phragmites australis chromosome 10, lpPhrAust1.1, whole genome shotgun sequence genome:
- the LOC133883415 gene encoding nuclear transcription factor Y subunit C-4-like isoform X2: MRPTAMLERSLDFRISRADMEPSSQPQPAMGVAAGGSQVYPASAYPPGTTVAAAPAVAPAGLQPTQPFPANPAQMSAQHQLVYQQAQQFHQQLQQQQQRQLQQFWAERLADIEQTTDFKNHSLPLARIKKIMKADEDVRMISAEAPVVFAKACEIFILELTLRSWMHTEENKRRTLQKNDIAAAITRTDIYDFLVDIVPRDEMKEEGVGLPRAGLPPVGAPADAYSYYYMQQQPVPGAGMVYGAQQGHPVTYMWQEPPEQQDQPPEEQRSLHESG, translated from the exons ATGCGTCCTACTGCGA TGCTGGAAAGATCATTGGATTTTAGGATAAGCAGAGCTGACATGGAACCGTCCTCTCAACCTCAGCCTGCAATGGGTGTTGCTGCTGGTGGATCACAAGTGTATCCTGCCTCTGCCTATCCGCCTGGAACAACAGTAGCTGCCGCTCCTGCAGTCGCACCTGCGGGTTTACAGCCAACGCAACCATTCCCGGCCAACCCGGCTCAAATGAGTGCTCAGCACCAGCTTGTCTACCAGCAAGCCCAGCAATTTCACCAAcagctccagcagcagcaacagcggcAGCTCCAGCAGTTCTGGGCTGAACGCCTGGCTGATATTGAGCAGACCACTGACTTCAAGAACCACAGTTTGCCGCTTGCAAGGATAAAGAAGATCATGAAGGCTGATGAGGATGTCCGCATGATCTCAGCCGAAGCTCCCGTGGTGTTTGCGAAAGCTTGCGAGATATTCATACTGGAGCTGACACTGAGGTCATGGATGCACACTGAGGAGAACAAGCGACGGACCTTGCAGAAGAACGACATTGCTGCTGCTATCACTAGGACTGACATTTACGACTTCTTGGTGGACATTGTTCCCAGGGATGAGATGAAGGAGGAGGGAGTTGGGCTTCCTAGGGCTGGGTTACCACCCGTGGGAGCCCCGGCTGATGCTTATTCATATTACTACATGCAACAGCAGCCGGTGCCAGGTGCAGGAATGGTGTATGGTGCCCAGCAGGGTCATCCAGTGACGTATATGTGGCAGGAGCCTCCGGAACAGCAGGACCAGCCTCCTGAAGAGCAGCGATCCCTTCATGAAAGTGGCTGA
- the LOC133883415 gene encoding nuclear transcription factor Y subunit C-4-like isoform X1 produces MIRSLLGPSRPSLEIFAVRVSSWYGIRDVGTVIAVKLCPVQNWSGRKNRPRRSVLERSLDFRISRADMEPSSQPQPAMGVAAGGSQVYPASAYPPGTTVAAAPAVAPAGLQPTQPFPANPAQMSAQHQLVYQQAQQFHQQLQQQQQRQLQQFWAERLADIEQTTDFKNHSLPLARIKKIMKADEDVRMISAEAPVVFAKACEIFILELTLRSWMHTEENKRRTLQKNDIAAAITRTDIYDFLVDIVPRDEMKEEGVGLPRAGLPPVGAPADAYSYYYMQQQPVPGAGMVYGAQQGHPVTYMWQEPPEQQDQPPEEQRSLHESG; encoded by the exons ATGATCCGGAGTCTGCTAGGACCCTCGCGGCCATCTTTGGAGATTTTTGCTGTGCGTGTGAGTTCTTGGTACGGAATTCGGGATGTGGGGACTGTGATCGCTGTAAAGCTGTGCCCGGTGCAAAATTGGTCAGGAAGAAAGAACCGACCTAGACGCAGTG TGCTGGAAAGATCATTGGATTTTAGGATAAGCAGAGCTGACATGGAACCGTCCTCTCAACCTCAGCCTGCAATGGGTGTTGCTGCTGGTGGATCACAAGTGTATCCTGCCTCTGCCTATCCGCCTGGAACAACAGTAGCTGCCGCTCCTGCAGTCGCACCTGCGGGTTTACAGCCAACGCAACCATTCCCGGCCAACCCGGCTCAAATGAGTGCTCAGCACCAGCTTGTCTACCAGCAAGCCCAGCAATTTCACCAAcagctccagcagcagcaacagcggcAGCTCCAGCAGTTCTGGGCTGAACGCCTGGCTGATATTGAGCAGACCACTGACTTCAAGAACCACAGTTTGCCGCTTGCAAGGATAAAGAAGATCATGAAGGCTGATGAGGATGTCCGCATGATCTCAGCCGAAGCTCCCGTGGTGTTTGCGAAAGCTTGCGAGATATTCATACTGGAGCTGACACTGAGGTCATGGATGCACACTGAGGAGAACAAGCGACGGACCTTGCAGAAGAACGACATTGCTGCTGCTATCACTAGGACTGACATTTACGACTTCTTGGTGGACATTGTTCCCAGGGATGAGATGAAGGAGGAGGGAGTTGGGCTTCCTAGGGCTGGGTTACCACCCGTGGGAGCCCCGGCTGATGCTTATTCATATTACTACATGCAACAGCAGCCGGTGCCAGGTGCAGGAATGGTGTATGGTGCCCAGCAGGGTCATCCAGTGACGTATATGTGGCAGGAGCCTCCGGAACAGCAGGACCAGCCTCCTGAAGAGCAGCGATCCCTTCATGAAAGTGGCTGA
- the LOC133883415 gene encoding nuclear transcription factor Y subunit C-4-like isoform X3, with translation MEPSSQPQPAMGVAAGGSQVYPASAYPPGTTVAAAPAVAPAGLQPTQPFPANPAQMSAQHQLVYQQAQQFHQQLQQQQQRQLQQFWAERLADIEQTTDFKNHSLPLARIKKIMKADEDVRMISAEAPVVFAKACEIFILELTLRSWMHTEENKRRTLQKNDIAAAITRTDIYDFLVDIVPRDEMKEEGVGLPRAGLPPVGAPADAYSYYYMQQQPVPGAGMVYGAQQGHPVTYMWQEPPEQQDQPPEEQRSLHESG, from the coding sequence ATGGAACCGTCCTCTCAACCTCAGCCTGCAATGGGTGTTGCTGCTGGTGGATCACAAGTGTATCCTGCCTCTGCCTATCCGCCTGGAACAACAGTAGCTGCCGCTCCTGCAGTCGCACCTGCGGGTTTACAGCCAACGCAACCATTCCCGGCCAACCCGGCTCAAATGAGTGCTCAGCACCAGCTTGTCTACCAGCAAGCCCAGCAATTTCACCAAcagctccagcagcagcaacagcggcAGCTCCAGCAGTTCTGGGCTGAACGCCTGGCTGATATTGAGCAGACCACTGACTTCAAGAACCACAGTTTGCCGCTTGCAAGGATAAAGAAGATCATGAAGGCTGATGAGGATGTCCGCATGATCTCAGCCGAAGCTCCCGTGGTGTTTGCGAAAGCTTGCGAGATATTCATACTGGAGCTGACACTGAGGTCATGGATGCACACTGAGGAGAACAAGCGACGGACCTTGCAGAAGAACGACATTGCTGCTGCTATCACTAGGACTGACATTTACGACTTCTTGGTGGACATTGTTCCCAGGGATGAGATGAAGGAGGAGGGAGTTGGGCTTCCTAGGGCTGGGTTACCACCCGTGGGAGCCCCGGCTGATGCTTATTCATATTACTACATGCAACAGCAGCCGGTGCCAGGTGCAGGAATGGTGTATGGTGCCCAGCAGGGTCATCCAGTGACGTATATGTGGCAGGAGCCTCCGGAACAGCAGGACCAGCCTCCTGAAGAGCAGCGATCCCTTCATGAAAGTGGCTGA